In Seriola aureovittata isolate HTS-2021-v1 ecotype China chromosome 17, ASM2101889v1, whole genome shotgun sequence, a genomic segment contains:
- the elfn1a gene encoding protein ELFN1: MTLREAPMACSLGMVMSALFWSVAIVYLTHIGRVSGDCWLIEGEKGFVWLAICSQNQPPYEAIPQHINSTIVDLRLNENKIKSIHYSALSRFANLTYLNLTKNEISYIEDGAFSAQFNLQVLQMGFNKLRNLTEGILRGLGKLQYLYLQANLIETVTPNAFWECPNIENIDLSMNRIQQLDGSTFTSLTKLTTCELYTNPFNCSCELLGFVKWLSVFPNRTNERMVCDSPPGVSGYSLLSQNPNNPTYRNALHMLTTVCTDDYVTPFIAVPTESTTPPPDSTLCGLEDCPSGTEPDDITISTTYSSGEVTPLMKVKQVTNTGATITVQIPHPYKKMYILVLYNNSFFTDIQNLKDIKEDIELKNLKPHTNYTYCVASIRNSLRHNHTCLTVTTGPRIEKDIAVNNATATHYIMTILGCLFSMVIFLGVVYYCLRRKRQQDEKHKKSGSLKKNIMELKYGQELEGGTISRMSQKQLLAGESMARMPYLPSAAEMEQYKFQEISDTPKMMKGNYMDVRSVDHHERRECDMGMAGNSQGSVAEISTIAKEVDKVNQIINNCIDALKSESTSFQGVKSGAVSTAEPQLVLISEHPQSKSGLLSPVYKDSYHHSLQRHRSSDVSPKRPSTATGGPMRSPRPYRSESKYIEKTSPTGETILTVTPAATILRAEAEKIRQYSDHRHSYPDAQIEELEGPESHKSSMLEPLTHSRSRDLAYSQLSSQYHNLSYSSSPEYYCKPSHSIWERFKLHRKRHKDEEYMAAGHALRKKVQFAKDEDLHDILDYWKGVSAQHKS; encoded by the coding sequence ATGACTCTCAGAGAAGCACCAATGGCCTGCAGCTTAGGCATGGTGATGAGTGCCTTGTTTTGGTCTGTAGCCATTGTATATTTGACTCACATTGGCAGAGTCAGTGGAGACTGCTGGTTAATTGAGGGTGAAAAGGGCTTTGTATGGCTTGCAATTTGTAGCCAAAACCAACCACCTTATGAGGCCATCCCACAGCATATCAACAGCACCATTGTGGACCTTCgtctgaatgaaaacaagatCAAAAGTATTCATTATTCTGCCCTTAGTCGCTTTGCCAACTTGACCTACCTGAACCTGACAAAGAATGAAATCTCCTACATAGAGGACGGGGCCTTTTCTGCTCAGTTTAACCTACAAGTCCTTCAAATGGGCTTCAACAAGTTGCGGAACCTGACAGAGGGAATCCTCAGGGGTTTAGGAAAGCTGCAGTACCTCTACCTCCAGGCAAACCTGATTGAGACTGTGACACCCAATGCCTTTTGGGAATGCCCCAACATAGAGAACATTGACCTCTCCATGAACCGAATCCAGCAGTTAGATGGGTCCACGTTTACCAGTCTGACTAAGCTGACCACCTGCGAGCTATACACCAACCCTTTCAACTGCTCATGTGAATTACTTGGTTTTGTCAAATGGCTCTCTGTTTTCCCGAACAGGACGAATGAGCGGATGGTTTGCGACTCCCCACCTGGCGTCTCTGGTTATAGTTTACTGAGCCAGAATCCTAACAATCCAACATATCGAAATGCACTTCACATGCTCACAACGGTTTGTACTGATGACTATGTGACGCCATTTATTGCTGTGCCTACTGAGTCTACAACACCTCCACCTGACTCAACACTTTGTGGGCTGGAAGACTGCCCCTCAGGCACAGAACCAGATGACATTACCATCAGTACAACCTACAGCAGTGGGGAGGTAACCCCTCTGATGAAAGTGAAGCAAGTAACCAATACGGGGGCCACCATCACAGTTCAGATTCCTCATCCTTACAAGAAGATGTACATCCTGGTTCTCTACAACAACAGCTTCTTCACAGATATTCAAAATCTGAAAGACATAAAGGAGGATATTGAACTAAAAAACCTTAAACCCCACACTAACTACACATACTGTGTCGCTTCAATACGCAACTCTCTTAGACACAACCACACTTGTCTGACAGTCACTACCGGCCCTCGGATTGAAAAGGACATAGCAGTAAACAATGCAACTGCTACTCATTACATTATGACAATTTTAGGCTGCCTCTTTAGCATGGTCATTTTTCTTGGGGTGGTCTACTACTGCTTGCGAAGAAAGCGTCAGCAAgatgaaaagcacaaaaaatcAGGAAGcctaaagaaaaatataatggaGCTCAAATACGGACAAGAACTGGAAGGAGGAACTATTTCTCGAATGTCACAGAAGCAGTTGTTGGCTGGAGAGAGCATGGCACGTATGCCATACTTACCATCTGCTGCTGAAATGGAGCAGTACAAATTTCAAGAGATAAGTGATACTCCTAAAATGATGAAAGGAAATTACATGGATGTGCGAAGTGTGGACCACCACGAACGCAGGGAGTGTGACATGGGAATGGCTGGGAATAGCCAGGGGTCAGTGGCGGAGATTTCCACCATTGCAAAAGAGGTGGATAAAGTCAATCAGATTATTAACAACTGTATAGATGCTCTAAAGTCAGAATCCACCTCTTTTCAAGGGGTGAAATCTGGTGCAGTGTCCACAGCAGAGCCTCAGCTCGTACTAATATCAGAGCACCCACAGAGTAAATCTGGCCTTCTGTCCCCAGTGTACAAGGACAGCTACCATCATTCTCTGCAGAGGCATCGGTCGTCTGATGTCTCACCAAAGAGGCCCAGCACTGCCACTGGAGGGCCCATGCGAAGCCCCAGGCCTTATCGCTCTGAATCCAAGTACATAGAGAAAACCTCCCCAACAGGAGAGACCATCCTCACTGTAACACCTGCTGCCACCATCCTGAGGGCTGAGGCAGAGAAGATCCGTCAGTACAGTGACCACCGGCACTCGTACCCTGATGCTCAGATAGAAGAGCTTGAAGGCCCCGAGAGCCACAAGTCCTCAATGTTGGAGCCTCTTACTCACTCCCGCTCCAGAGACTTAGCATATTCCCAGCTGTCCTCTCAGTATCACAATCTAAGCTACTCCTCCAGTCCCGAGTACTACTGCAAACCTTCACACAGCATCTGGGAGCGGTTCAAACTCCACCGGAAACGGCACAAAGACGAGGAGTACATGGCTGCAGGGCATGCACTGCGTAAGAAAGTCCAGTTTGCAAAGGATGAGGACCTGCATGATATTTTAGACTACTGGAAAGGTGTTTCAGCCCAACATAAATCATAA